In Lineus longissimus chromosome 7, tnLinLong1.2, whole genome shotgun sequence, a genomic segment contains:
- the LOC135491729 gene encoding RNA-binding protein 5-like has translation MAMMDKIPAVYLLHQVAVPWNPAMPLVPLPDDRQGSGSDGSYESGYKSDQRDENGHNIGARFNPSGFRNVYHAININNDEFKEKERARDRERRLDRDRRKDPSERDRSKDRFDNIESVQNIASYGLENKSVGFSSLSGSGSSSLSGAGSGSSSPYTVLTMDRAGEKWMTDTPTNTVLLRGLPPQIDEKDIRAELMIFGVPIKEVRLMKNKATGTSRGFAFVEFQSVEDAQRWMELNQGKLVMQNQYPVSMYYSTPRGGEHGNQARDHNQKTDWMCSKCGAHNFRRRDFCFKCSISREESERTSSEDGMDQVGSNPCNTLILRGLDALTSEDSIIAALNTITALPIKNVCVIKDELTSTSKGYAFLEMNSLRESSQLLEMLAHRSTPLEVDGKAILVSYAKNTYTTVMTTLSSQPTVQWSEATGYDYSQYYQGGDYYDQTTGTYYNYDQSYYGQQGYDFYKQTATTTQSQQQTSQTPPLQSPTTLSDKKKKTQTDSTNAAAAVAQAAIQQAQAAKQFQKHQEEMHKHLITHMHQQQKLAEMSQEERLAHEAQAWSQHSEDETDSTQYTTYPVPDVSTYQYDETSGYYYDPLTGLYYDSNTQYYYNSETGHFLYWDSEKSTYLPAPTEGDEAGREDGSRPKKDTKDKKEKVKMAKKIAKDMEKWAKSLNAQKEAMKDVRKTSQPPTSISAPAPMTAVVPADFVKKETGAADAGWAMLEKKPVEEKKLMPPPSFTGQSDTPKSQQSKGALVASYGGDSDSEEEDESSQSTGEKFTDMKKLACLLCKRQFPSKEALVRHTQLSDLHKKNLEAAKVRIAASNPGDGRQYRDRAQERRQKFGIPAPPEPKKKSQYKEMAETFYEEPNKQGIQEGNIGNKMLKKMGWSAGQGLGKKGQGIVAPIEAQKRQMTAGLGMRGSSYNVSATDSYKDAVKKTMFARYHEAAE, from the exons ATGGCAATGATGGACAAAATACCAGCTGTCTATCTACTACATCAAGTTGCGGTTCCTTGGAATCCAGCAATGCCACTGGTACCACTACCAGATGATCGTCAGGGGTCTGGTTCAGATGGGAGCTATGAATCTGGTTACAAGTCAGACCAACGAGATGAGAATGGCCATAATATTGGTGCCAGGTTCAATCCGAGTGGCTTCCGCAACGTATATCatgcaatcaatatcaataatGATGAATTTAAGGAAAAAGAAAGAGCTAGGGATAG GGAGAGACGTCTTGACCGTGATCGGAGAAAAGATCCCAGTGAACGTGATCGAAGCAAAGATAGATTCGACAATATTGAG AGTGTACAAAATATTGCAAGTTATGGTCTAGAGAACAAGAGTGTTGGCTTCAGTAGCCTGTCAGGAAGTGGAAGCTCTAGCCTGAGTGGTGCTGGAAGTGGATCAAGCAGCCCATATACAGTCCTGACCATGGATCGAGCAGGGGAGAAGTGGATGACAGACACACCAACCAATACGGTCCTTCTAAGGGGGTTGCCACCACAGATAGATGAAAAAGAT ATCCGAGCCGAGCTGATGATCTTTGGTGTGCCCATCAAAGAAGTTCGCTTGATGAAAAATAAAGCGACAG GTACATCCCGAGGCTTTGCTTTTGTGGAGTTTCAGAGCGTTGAGGATGCACAGCGCTGGATGGAGCTGAATCAG GGCAAGCTAGTCATGCAGAACCAGTACCCGGTTAGCATGTACTACAGTACACCACGTGGAGGTGAACATGGCAATCAAGCACGGGATCACAATCAGAAGACAGACTGGATGTGTTCAAAG tgTGGTGCTCACAACTTCCGACGACGAGACTTCTGTTTCAAGTGTAGCATTTCAAGAGAAG AGTCTGAGAGAACTTCTAGTGAAGATGGCATGGATCAGGTTGGGTCGAATCCATGTAATA ctctgaTCCTGCGAGGTCTCGATGCCCTCACGTCTGAAGACAGCATCATAGCTGCCCTCAACACAATCACTGCCCTTCCTATAAAAAATGTCTGTGTTATAAAAGATGAGCTAACGAGTACTTCCAAAGGTTACGCATTCCTTGAGATGAACTCGCTGCGGGAATCATCACAACTTCTTGAGATGTTGGCCCACCGGAGCACACCGCTTGAAGTTGATGGAAAGGCAATACTTGTCTCTTATGCTAAAAATACCTATACAACTGT GATGACAACGTTAAGTAGTCAGCCCACAGTACAGTGGTCCGAAGCCACTGGATACGACTACTCCCAATACTATCAAGGGGGAGATTACTATGACCAGACTACCGGTACTTACTACAATTATGACCAGTCCTACTATGGCCAGCAAGGATATGATTTCTACAAGCAGACGGCGACAACAACACAATCACAGCAGCAGACATCACAGACACCACCCCTACAATCACCGACAACACTCAGTGATAAGAAAAAGAAGACTCAAA CCGATAGTACAAATGCAGCAGCGGCTGTCGCCCAAGCAGCAATCCAACAGGCGCAGGCAGCAAAGCAGTTCCAGAAACATCAAGAAGAGATGCATAAACACTTGATCACCCATATGCACCAACAACAGAAACTAGCCGAGATGTCACAGGAGGAGAGGTTGGCCCATGAAGCACAAGCATGGTCGCAGCACTCCGAGGATGAAACAGACAGTACACAGTACACAACCTATC CTGTACCAGATGTTTCAACCTACCAGTACGACGAGACGTCGGGGTATTACTATGACCCACTTACAGGCTTATATTATGATTCAAACACACAG TACTACTACAACTCTGAAACCGGTCACTTCCTATACTGGGACAGCGAGAAATCGACATACCTGCCGGCCCCCACTGAAGGTGATGAAGCTGGGAGGGAAGACGGAAGCAGACCCAAAAAAGATACCAAAGACAAGAAGGAGAAAGTGAAGATGGCCAAGAAAATTGCCAAG GACATGGAAAAGTGGGCCAAGAGTCTTAATGCTCAGAAGGAGGCCATGAAAGATGTGCGGAAAACATCGCAGCCGCCTACTAGTATTTCTGCCCCTGCCCCGATGACCGCTGTGGTCCCGGCTGATTTTGTCAAGAAGGAAACTggtgctgctgatgctggctGGGCAATGCTCGAGAAGAAGCCAGTTGAAGAAAAGAAACTGATGCCTCCACCATCATTT ACAGGGCAGTCGGACACCCCTAAATCTCAACAGTCAAAAGGTGCTCTGGTTGCTTCCTATGGCGGGGACAGTGACAGTGAAGAAGAGGATGAATCCAGTCAAAGTACCGGCGAGAAATTCACTGATATGAAAAAGTTGGCATGCCTACTTTGCAAGAGACAATTTCCCTCCAAGGAAGCTCTTGTCCGACATACTCAGTTATCGGATCTCCATAAAAAGAATCTTGAAGCGGCCAAAGTCAGGATAGCAGCAAGCAACCCAGGAGAT GGTCGCCAATACAGAGATCGTGCACAGGAACGTCGGCAGAAATTCGGTATACCTGCCCCACCAGAACCGAAGAAGAAATCTCAGTATAAGGAAATGGCTGAAAC ATTCTACGAAGAGCCTAACAAGCAAGGCATTCAAGAAGGTAACATTGGGAACAAAATGTTAAAGAAAATGGGATGGAGTGCTGGTCAGGGACTTGGTAAAAAAGGACAGGGTATCGTCGCACCGATCGAGGCACAGAAGCGACAGATGACGGCTGGCTTGGGCATGCGGGGAAGCTCGTATAATGTATCGGCGACGGACAGTTATAAAGATGCAGTCAAAAAGACTATGTTTGCGCGGTATCATGAAGCAGCAGAATGA
- the LOC135491019 gene encoding ADP-ribosylation factor 4, protein MGLTISSIFGRLFGKQNMRILMVGLDAAGKTTILYKLKLGEIVTTIPTIGFNVETVEYKNISFTVWDVGGQDKIRPLWRHYFNNTQGLIFVVDSNDRERLDEAKDELEKMLQEDELREATLLIFANKQDLPNALTITEITDKLNLHQLRGGRKWYVQAACATQGTGLYEGLDWLSNELSK, encoded by the exons ATGGGATTGACGATAAGTAGCATCTTTGGGCGGTTGTTCGGGAAGCAAAATATGAGAATTTTGATGG TTGGTCTTGATGCTGCCGGTAAAACAACCATTCTATATAAATTAAAACTTGGAGAAATAGTCACAACCATTCCGACCATTG GTTTCAATGTGGAGACGGTAGAATACAAAAATATCTCATTCACTGTGTGGGACGTCGGTGGCCAAGATAAAATTCGACCACTGTGGCGGCATTATTTCAACAATACGCAGGGATTGATATTTGTAGTTGACAGCAACGATAGAGAGAGGTTAGATGAAGCAAAAGATGAATTAGAGAAAATG CTGCAAGAGGATGAGTTGAGGGAAGCCACGCTACTGATATTTGCCAACAAACAAGATTTACCAAATGCATTGACAATTACAGAAATCACTGATAAGTTAAATTTACATCAACTACGGGGTGGACGTAAG TGGTACGTTCAAGCGGCATGTGCCACACAAGGTACTGGATTATACGAAGGACTAGATTGGTTATCAAATGAACTATCAAAGTAA